One Desulfovibrio sp. TomC DNA window includes the following coding sequences:
- a CDS encoding helix-turn-helix transcriptional regulator: MTINRGQNVIRIIQTFELLARPQGATYGEIAEILEVHERTARRNVDIIMQLGIEIIEIGREGKFSYKASHEYVRKIGNTKFPCIFFSVPELIALFLMKTNFTILNGTQIEGYINSAFEKIASITTLKVSDMVNTIKKIYIKSYDFDKDYTEKEKIIDIVNQAIIKKKQCKMSYYSFAKENIAEYNISPLCFFSKNGGLYLFVRFDNHKDVRTIAVERIQKITLLNKNYKYPRGFNPEKLLENSFGVIFDDPVFVKIWFSSSQAKYIDERVWSTREVKNYCPDGSIILELNTSGWFDVKRWILGFGADAKLLEPRELVEELRSDLQRALNAY; the protein is encoded by the coding sequence ATGACAATTAACCGCGGTCAAAACGTCATTCGCATAATACAGACATTTGAATTGCTAGCTAGGCCGCAAGGGGCTACCTATGGCGAAATTGCTGAAATATTAGAAGTGCATGAACGTACTGCTCGAAGGAACGTTGATATCATAATGCAGTTAGGAATTGAGATCATAGAAATAGGTAGAGAAGGAAAATTTTCTTACAAGGCAAGTCATGAGTACGTCAGAAAAATTGGCAATACCAAGTTCCCATGCATTTTTTTCTCTGTGCCGGAGCTTATTGCACTTTTTTTGATGAAAACTAACTTTACGATTTTAAATGGGACACAAATTGAAGGATACATTAATAGCGCATTTGAAAAGATTGCATCAATTACTACGCTCAAGGTTTCTGATATGGTAAATACTATTAAAAAAATATATATTAAGAGCTACGATTTTGATAAAGATTATACTGAGAAAGAAAAAATAATTGATATTGTTAATCAGGCAATAATTAAAAAAAAGCAATGCAAAATGTCTTATTACTCGTTTGCAAAAGAAAATATTGCTGAGTACAACATAAGCCCACTTTGTTTTTTTAGTAAGAATGGCGGGTTGTATCTATTTGTCAGATTCGACAATCACAAAGACGTTCGGACGATCGCAGTTGAGCGGATTCAAAAAATAACATTGCTAAACAAGAATTATAAATATCCCCGCGGATTCAATCCTGAAAAATTATTAGAAAATTCTTTTGGAGTTATATTTGACGATCCAGTTTTTGTAAAAATATGGTTTTCATCTAGCCAGGCTAAATACATAGACGAAAGAGTTTGGTCCACTCGTGAAGTTAAAAATTATTGTCCTGACGGGTCGATCATTTTAGAACTAAACACATCAGGTTGGTTTGATGTAAAAAGATGGATATTAGGTTTCGGCGCAGACGCTAAACTACTAGAGCCAAGAGAGCTAGTGGAGGAATTGAGATCTGATCTTCAAAGAGCATTAAATGCCTACTAG